The genomic region TGCCGCGGCTGGCGATCCCGAACCAGACCGTGAAGCGGCTGATGTACGGCTACCTGCGCGACGCCTACCGCGACGTGGGGGTGTTCGCGGTCAACCTGTTCCGGTTCGAGCAGTTGATGATGCGGATGGCCAACGCGGGCGAGTGGCGACCGGTACTGGAGTTCCTGAGCGAGGCGATCGCGCGGCAGACCGGGATACTCGACTACATCAGTGGCGAGAAGGTCATACAGGGGTTCCTGGCCGCCTACCTGAGCGTGACCGACTACTACGTGTTCCGCTCGGAGGCGGAACTGGGCAAGGGGCACGCGGACATCTGCCTGGAGCCGCTGGCGGCCCGCTATCCGCACCTGCAGCGTGGCTACCTGATCGAGCTGAAGTACCTCAATCGCCGTCGGCGCTTGCAGCGCTCTGAGTGCCCTCAGCGCGGCGAGTCGGCGGACGACGCCGGCGTGGCGGCGGCGGCCGGACAGGCGACGGCGCAACTCAAGCGGTACCTGGCGGACGAGCGGCTGGCGCGGCAGTTTCCGGGCGTGCGGTTCACGGGCCTCGCGGTCGTGTTCCACGGCTGGGAGCTGGCATACTGCGACGCCGTGACGTCCGAGTCGTCCGAGTGAAGTCTTGTAGCGCGAGGCGCCGGTCCGGGGTAGCATGAGCCGGTGACAAGGCGCCGGCTGCCGATCGGCATCCAGACCTTCCGCAAGCTGCGCGAGCAGGACTGCTACTACGTGGACAAGACCGCCTACGTCGAACGGCTGCTTCGGGAAGGCACGCACTACTTCCTGTCGCGGCCACGGCGGTTCGGCAAGAGCTTGTTCCTCGACACGCTGAAGGAGTTCTTCGAAGGCAACGAGGAGCTGTTCGCGGGGCTGTACATCCACGACCGGCACGACTGGTCGCAGCGCCACCCGGTGGTGCGGCTGAGCTTCGGGGGCGGCACCTTCACGGAGCGGGAGGCGCTGCACGCCGACGTGATGGCGCAACTGGACGGTCTCGCGCGGGACAGCGGGATCCCGGTGCGGTACGACACCGCTCCGGCGCGCTTTCGGCATCTGCTGCAGGCTCTTCACCAGGGAACGGGCCAGCGCGTGGCGGTGTTGGTGGACGAGTACGACAAGCCGATCCTGGACGCGCTGGTGGATGCGCCGGAGGTGGCGCGCGCCAATCGCGGCTACCTGCGCGGCCTGTACGGGGTGATCAAGGACTGCGACGCGCACGTGCGGTTCACGTTTCTGACCGGCATCAGCAAGTTCTCGAAGGTCAACCTTTTTTCGCAATTGAACAACCTTACCGACCTCACTCTGCACCGTCGCTACTCGTCGATCTGCGGTTACACGGAGGCTGACCTGGACACGGTGTTCGCGCCGGAACTCGATGGCCTGGACCGGGAGCAGGTGCGCGAGTGGTACAACGGTTACCGGTGGCGCGGCGAGACCAAGGTGTATAACCCGTACGACCTGCTGTTGCTGTTCGACACTCGCGAGTTCGCCGCGCACTGGTTCGAGACGGGGACGCCGGCGTTTCTGGTGGACACCTTGTTTGAACGGCGGGTTTCTTCGGTGTCGCTGGACGGGATGATGAGCACGGAGGTGCTGCTGTCGACGTTCGACGTGGGCAACATCGGCACGGAGGCGCTGCTGTTCCAGACCGGCTACCTGACGATCGCCGGGGAAGAGGAGTTGGGCGGCAAGGCGCTGTATCGGCTCGGCTATCCCAACCGGGAGGTGCGCCAGAGCCTCAACGAGTATCTGCTGCGCAATCTCGTGCAGGACGTGACCCGGCAGACGGTAAACAGCATGCGCCTGGCGCGCCTGCTCGCGGCGCACGACTGCGCCGGGCTGGAGGAGCTGT from Spirochaetaceae bacterium harbors:
- a CDS encoding ATP-binding protein encodes the protein MTRRRLPIGIQTFRKLREQDCYYVDKTAYVERLLREGTHYFLSRPRRFGKSLFLDTLKEFFEGNEELFAGLYIHDRHDWSQRHPVVRLSFGGGTFTEREALHADVMAQLDGLARDSGIPVRYDTAPARFRHLLQALHQGTGQRVAVLVDEYDKPILDALVDAPEVARANRGYLRGLYGVIKDCDAHVRFTFLTGISKFSKVNLFSQLNNLTDLTLHRRYSSICGYTEADLDTVFAPELDGLDREQVREWYNGYRWRGETKVYNPYDLLLLFDTREFAAHWFETGTPAFLVDTLFERRVSSVSLDGMMSTEVLLSTFDVGNIGTEALLFQTGYLTIAGEEELGGKALYRLGYPNREVRQSLNEYLLRNLVQDVTRQTVNSMRLARLLAAHDCAGLEELFQAFFASIPYQWHTNNDMANYEGYYASVFYSYFAALGYEIAVEESSSHGRLDMAVRTGGHVYLFEFKVAEMTPPGGALAQLQERDYAAKYRGRGEQTHLIGVEFSRKTRNVTAFEVADG